One Hydrogenobaculum sp. 3684 genomic window, CTGTGGGAAAGCCTATTTTAGAGCCTAAGCCCTTTCCTCTTACAATATGTCTTTTAATAGTATATTCTCTTCCAAGGTATTTTTTAACATCTTCAAACTTTGCCTCTTTTAAAAGCCTTCTTATAAGGGTACTACTTACTATATGCCCATCCACTTTGTAAGGTTCACTGGGTATTACTTCAAACCCAAGCATCTCTCCCATCTCTTTTGCAAGTTCAAACTCCCCTTCTCTTCTGGCTCCATACCTCCAATCGTATCCCACTATCAAAAGCTTTGTATTGAGCTTTTCATAAACATAGTCTTTTATAAAATCCCTTGCAGATATATTGCTAAATTCTTTGGTGAAGTTTATTACAAAGATGTTTTCAACACCAAGTTTATATATATATTCTTTTCTTTCTTCTATAGTATATATCATACAAGGAGCGGATTCTTTTTCTAGTACCTCCAAAGGATGTGGATCAAACATCAAGACAGAAGGTACCAAGTTTTTTTCTTTGGCTTTTAGAACAAGAGTCTTTAAAAGATGTTGATGACCCAAGTGAACACCGTCAAAGTTACCTACAGCCAAAGCTATGGGCTTTTTAAGCATTATAACTTTTTACCACTGTACCTATGTTTTCCCCAGATAAAATACGTTTCAAAGCCCCTTTTTGATAAATATTAAATACCACCATAGGTATGTTGTTGTCTTTACAAAGGGTGATAGCCGTATGGTCCATAATCTTTAGGTCTTTACTTATAATCTCTATATAAGATATTTCTTTTATAAGCTCTGCATCTTTATAAATAGCTGGGTCTTTTGTATATATGCCGTCTACTTTTGTAGCCTTCATAAAAACATCGGCGTTTATTTCGGCAGCCCTTAAAGCAGCGGCTGTATCTGTGGAAAAAAACGGGTTTCCAGTGCCAGCGGCAAATATAACAATTCTTCCTTTTTCAAGGTGCCTTACAGCCCTTCTTCTTATATAAGGTTCTGCCACCTGTCTCATCTCTATAGCCGATAAAACCCTTGTAGGTATGTTGTGTATTCTCTCTAATGTATCTTGCATGGCTAAAGCGTTTATAACGGTGGCAAGCATCCCCATATAATCGGCGGTGGCTCTATCCATACCACTTGCTTGAGCTTTTAGACCTCTAAATATGTTTCCACCACCTATTACAATAGCTATTTGAACTCCAAGCTCGTAAGCTTCTTTTATTTCATTTGAAAAGCTTAAAATAACATCTTTATCTATACCAAAGCCTTGGCTTCCCGCCAAGGCTTCACCTGATATCTTTAACAATATCCTTTTATACTTCATGTACCTATTTCAAATCTACAAAAGCCTTTTATAGTTACGTTGTTAGCTCTTATGTAATCTTGAATAGTCTTTTTCTCATCTTTTATAAACTTCTGATGTAAAAGCGTTTTCTCTTCGTAGAATTTTTTGAGCTTTCCTTCTGCTATCTTTTCAAGCATATTTTCTGGTTTACCCTCTTTTTTAGCTTGTTCCATATATATGGCTTTTTCTCTTTCTATAACATCCTGAGGTACAGTCTCAGGGGATAAAAACTCTGGCCTCATAGCGGCTGTTTGAAGTGCAACATCTTTTACAACATCAAGGTTATCACCTTCATAAGATAGCAATACACCTATTCTTCCGCCACCATGTATATATGAAAAGTTTGGTCCTTCCACCACGCAATAGCGTTTTAGTTGTATGTTTTCTCCTATTTTGGCTATAGCTTCTTTTAAAAGCTCTTCTATAGTTATACCGTCTATTTTACCTTGAAGTATAGAACTATCTCTTGACTCACCTTTTGTATCACCTACATTTTCAAACACATAATCAAGGATTTTATTGGCAAGTTCCTTGAAAGATTCGTTTCTTGCCACAAAATCTGTTTCACAGGCAAGCTCAACCATTGCACCCTTTGAAGGCGTAGATTTTGCCACTATAAGACCTTCTTTAGTTTCTCTTGAAGCTTTTTTATCGGCTTTTGCCAAACCTTTTATACGAAGTATCTCTTTGGCTTTTTCTATATCTCCGTTTGCCTCTTCAAGGGCTTTTTTACAATCAAGCATCCCAGCGCCGGTCATCTCTCTTAAAAGCTTTACATTTTCAGAACTAACTGCCATAAAATCTCCTCCTATTAATAATCTACACTATCTTTGTCTATATCTTCATACTTTTCTGACATAGCCATAGCTCTTTCAAAGAGTTCTTTTTCCTCTTCAGCCACCACCACCACTTTTCTTTTTGATGTTTCAGAAACAGCAGAAGCTTCTCTTCTTTGCTTACCATCTAACACAGCATCGGCTATCCTTGATGTTAAAAGTTTAATAGATTTTATAGCGTCATCGTTTCCAGGTATAAGATAATCTATTTCATCTGGATCGCAGTTTGAATCTGCTATAGCAACAACCTTTACACCAAGCCTTCTTGCCTCTGTAACAGCTATATGTTCTCTGTTGGTATCCACTACCCATATTATATCTGGTATTCTATCCATATCTATGATGCCTTTGTATAGTTTTTGAAGTCTTTGCATCTCTCTTTTCATGGTTACTACTTCTTTTTTTGGTAAAACCTCAAAAACTCCTTCTTTTTCCATGCGTTCTAACTGACGGAGCTTGGCTATGCTTTTTCTAACGGTTTTAAAGTTTGTAAGAAGACCACCCACCCATCTTTCGTTTACATAGAAAGACTCGCATCTTAAAGCCTCTTCCATAATAACATCTTTAGCCTGTTTTTTTGTACCTACAAAAAGCACCTCTGCACCTTTTGATACGGCATCTGATACAAAGTTATAAGCCTCTTCCAAATAAAGAACGGTCTTTCCAAGGTCTATAATGTGTATGTTGTTTCTTACACCATAAAGATACGGTGCCATCTTAGGGTTCCATCTTCCTTTTGAGTGTCCAAAATGAACACCAGCTTCCAAAAGATCCTTCATACTTACTGACATAACATACCTCCAAAAGGGTTTTTAACCTCCTCTAATCCAAGCGTCAGTTTTACCTGACGACCCTTTTTGATTAGAGTGCAGTTTAATCTATTATTATATCAAAATCCCAAAAACTTTGTATAATATTTTCTAGGAGAGGTGGCTGAGTGGTCGAAAGCGGGTGACTCGAAATCACTTGTGGGTTTAAAGCCCACCGAGGGTTCGAATCCCTCCCTCTCCGTATGTGATACTTTTATAGACATCCCTATTTTTCTTTATCCTTTAATTATATGAATCTTTTAAATATTTAAAGAGTAAGAATATAAATAATATCTTTCTATTTTGTCTAAATCCTTGAAAAACCCTTATCTATCAATAAAATTTCTGACTAAATTTATTTTCTATTTTATGTTTATATGTGTTTATACGTTGTCTAAAAGCCAAAAACGATGTCTATATAAAAGCGTTATTTTTGTAGACAAATTTTATAGACATAATATTTTTACTTATATAGCAAAAATATATACAAGAAAAATGTAAATAGGTTTTTACCATAAATTTTATTTTTGTATTACAAATGTAATACAATCTATATCATATTTTAACAATTTTAGTTAATAACTACTTATAATTAAGATATCAACCTTAAGGAGGTGCGTAATGAAAGACGTTTTTGTTTTGAGAGAAGAACTCTCTAAAAAGAAAGGCCTAAGTAAGGGTTTTACCCTTATCGAACTTTTGGTGGTTATAGCCATCATTGCTATCTTAGCAGCGATAGCAATACCACAGTACATTCAATATATGCATACTGCTGCTGCTGGTGCTGCTTTGGCAGATGCAAGACAGTGCCTTGATGAAGTAACAGCTCAAAATACAGCAGCATCTGCTTTAGGTGTCACAGCTACAATTGATTCTGTTATATCTGCTGCTTGTCCAACTATAGTTACAACAGGCGGTAGTGCTGTTTGTACTTGTGTTGTAACAAAAGGTATAGCTACAGGTACTGGTATATGTTCTTCTAATAGTACTAGTGCTGGTTGTACAGCATCGTAACAATTTTATTATTTTTCTCCCCCTTGGAGGGGGAATTTTATATAATATATTAAATGAAAATATCAAAGTCTTTAGTAAAACAAAATATAAAAAAATATGATTATAGTGGTTTAGAAAAAGATAGATATTATATATCCTATCTTGATATAGATAAACCAAATATAGTTTATGCAAATATAAAAATACCACCATCTAAGATATATAAAAAAGGCGTTGATCTTAGCGGTAAAAAATTGTTAATAATAACAGCTTTTGCACTTGGGGATAGTATACATTTTTTACCTGTTTTAAAAGCCATAAAAAGAGCTTACAAAGATATATATATAGGCTATGAGCATAAGAAAGATAACAAGCTTCTTATAGATAATCCTTACATAGATGAGCTTGTACCAACCCCTATAGATATAGATGTTTTAGATAGGTTTGATTATATATTTGATCTAACGGCTCATGTGGCTAGTGTTGGTTTTGATAATCAATTTGTGCCAGATTATTTGGCTTCGCTTTTTGATGAAAAAGTATTTGGCTTTTATGAAAAGGATAAAAAACCAGATATTACACTTTCTAACGATCCAGAGATTAAAACAACTATATATAAGATAAAAAGGTTTATATCCCTTGGAAGACCGCTTTTAGGGCTTCATTTTGAAGCAAGCTCTATCCATAGGAGGATACCACCAGATGTTTTAGATATCGTACTAAACTATGCAAAAGATAAATACACTGTAGTTTGCGCTTATACAGATTCAGCCAAAGACCTTGCCAAAGAGTATTTTGAAAAATACCCTTTTATAGTAGATGTATCTTCTTATGTAAAGGATATAGAGTATCTTTCTCATTATGTAAGTATTTTAGATATTTTAATAAGCGCTGAAACATCGGTAGCTCACATAGGGGTGGCTCTTGGTGTGCCTACTCTTGTTGTGCTTGGACCTGGTTCTTTTGAGGCTGTTTATGATTACAAAGTACCTCATATAAAGGGAGTAAATGCAAGATATGTAGGTACAAAATGCTCAAGCCCCTGTAGGATACACGCTTTATCAGAACCATGCCCCGAGGCAAAACTTTTTAAAGACCTTAAAAAACAAGACGATGATTATTCCCCTTGTTTTAAATTTATAGACAGAATCGAGCTTTTAGAAACATTTAAATCTTTGGAACATCTTGTAAAAAGTTCAGATATAGAAAAAGAAGATAAAATTGATAATTTTGAAGAGCTTTACAGTTATTATTATAAAACCAAGCTTGTAAACGATTATATAGGAAGAGCTTATCTTTATTTTTATAAATATAGACATAGTTTATTTTATTTTATACAAGAATTTGCTAGAAAAAATAAAAATGTAAAGATAGAAGGCTACGATAAAGTCCTTTATGAAGAGGCTTTAAAAGATTTAGATATAACAATAGATGATAACTCTTCAAATATTATAATAACAGATGGGTTTTATAAAAATATAGATTTTAAAAGCTTAAAAAATAAAAAAGCTATCATTGTGTTTGCCAATAAAAATAGGCTTTACAACTTCGTTAAAAAAGGTCTTGATATCTTTGATTTGGGTGTGGTTAAGCAAAGTGTTTATGAATATACAAAAGATGAGCTTGTATCTATACTTTCTAAACATTTTAAAGATTTTCAAGTTTACGAAACCCCTACATCATATTTTGAGTATGAAAGTGTTTTTGGCAAATCAAACTCTATAGATAATCAAGTTCCTCATAACGTATTTTTAAGAGATTATATAAACTCCCTTCAAGGGGCTTTTTTAATAGCCGTTATAAACGATAATATAAACCTAAGACATCATCTTGATGTTTTTAGTGCAATGCAATATTATTATTTAATCTCAGATAAGTATAAAGAAATTAGTTTTTATACCAAAAGCTCAAAAACTTCTGAGTTTGATATAGTGGAGCTTCAAAGAGGAAGTAAAGGTAAGGTTTTCTTATCCTTTGAAAAAGAACATTTATACGATTTTTACAACGTATTTAAAGAATTAGGATTTTCTATATACACGGTGTTTGTGCCAGAAGCTGAATACGCCTCTAAAAAAGATATACTTCTTCAAACGCTTTCAAATATAGGTATTGATATAGTTTTTTCAGATTTTAAAAACCTAAAACAAAAAATCTATTTAAACTATATAGGTTCTAAAATAGTTTTTATAGACAAAGATACCACGTATGAGGATCTTCTAAATCAATTCAAAGATAAAAAAGATAAGAATGAAGATATATTAGATAAATTAAGTGATATGTTTGGTAAGTTTTCCCCATCAAAAACTATTTATATATCAAACGACGAGAGGATAGTGGATTTTTTGAAAGAAAGATCTTTAGATGTAAGATATTTTTATGGGTATTTTGTGGATTATAATACTAAAGATATAAATAATAAGTCATCTGATATTGTATTTTTATCAGAATGTTCTATTCATAAAACCTATGCTGATAATAATATTACAGAATTTTTTATTAAAAAGCTATCAAACTTTAGAACGTCTTTAAAAGCTTTGAATGAAGATATAGCATTAGAGGATATAAGAGAGTATATTTACGATTATATCTATATGGGGGCTTATGCATGTAAATACAACGATAGCACCATTAAACATATAGGCACTTTGGAGTTTGACGATGAGATGGTCTTTAGAGTAGCTCTTTCTACTGTTGCAAAGACAAGGGATTTTCCTATAATGATACATCCAAAAGATATAAAGTATATCTTCAACGGAAAAAACATAATACTTGGTTTAAATGATATAGTTTCAAATGCCTTAAATAAAAGATTTTTTGAGGCTTTTAACAAAAAAACGATGTTTATAACAGATTACAAACCAATACTTGAAGATATGTTTGGTAAATACGGTGAGTATGTGAGCGGGTTTTCTATAGAGGATATGGTAGAAAAAGCAAGATATTTTAAAGAAAACAAAGATGAGGCAAAAGAGATTGTATCTTATATAAGAAAAAACATAAAAGAGTTTGATTTGAGAAATATTATAAGAGGTATTTTATAATATGAACCGAAAAAATACTTTGTTTTGTATAAATAGAGCTGGTACAGCATTTACATATTAGCGGATAACATCTTTCCACATCTTTTTAATGTTGTCTTTATGAAATAGTTTGGCTCTTTCTAAAGAGTATTTAGCTTGTTCGTTGTATAAATCTTTATTGTTTTTAAGTTCTAAAATAAGAACTTTTAATTCATCTATTGTATTGTAAAATAAACCTTTATCTCCTAAAACATATCTGGATGTTGGTATATTACTTGATATACAAGGTATACCTATAGACATTGCTTCTAGTAATGAAAGCCCAAAAGATTCCGTTGGGTCTTTAGATGTAAAAACATATACACTTGCGTTGTTATTTAAATAATCAATTGCATTTTCTACAAAGCCTAACAGCTCTATGTTATTTAATTGTTCTTTGTTCTTTAATTCCAAAGCTTTTTCAAAATCATCTCCATACCCTATAAATTCTGTTTTTATATCGGTATTTCTAACAGCATTAAATAAATCTTCCCATCCTTTTTCAGCTATAAATCTAGATAGCCATAATACTTTAAAATCTTTTATATCTTCATACTTTTTTGGTTTCTTTTTTACGCTTTCAATCCAATTTGGTATTACTATTGATTTTTCTTTTGGTACTAGGTTTGTTGATAAGAAAGACTCTTCTATCACAGGTGATACAAATATAATCTTTTTTATATAAGGATGATTAAAGTACTTAATAGACCATTGTTTTAGTGCTTCCATATTTGACTCTAACGATGCGTAGTTTGCAAGTATCCACACATAGGTGTTTGGATGATAAAATATATAGTCTGGTTTGGTTAAAAGCATGATATCTGATTCTAATATTATATCTTTGAAATCTTTTACATCTTCATATTTTGTTAGGACGCTATCCACATCTTCTATATTCTTTACTTCGTTGTAGAGAGGTTTAAATGTTGTTATAAGGCTTATGTTAAAGTCGTTTTTTAGAAGCTCACAAAACTTTACTATCATCTTAGCATGCCCATCTATGGTGGGATTGTCGTTGTGGTAATACCTAGCTTCCAGAATTGTAATGCTTTTTTTCTTCTTTGGCATAAATTTAATTATAAAAGTTTTAGATATATTAATAGGAGGTTTTTATGAAGATAGCGTTTTCTGGGCTTGGGAGAATGGGTATTGGCCTTTCAAGAAGGATAAAAGAAAAAGGACATGAGGTTTTTGGGTTTGATAGAAACCAGCACTGCACAAAAGAGGCATCTTCTTACGGGGTAAAGTGTTTTGGCACTTACAAAGAGATGTTTGAGGCTTTTGGAGATGATAGAAGAGTTTTATGGATAATGGTCCCTCAAAGTGCCGTGGATGATGTTATAAACGAAGCTTTGCCTTATTTAAAAGAGGGGGATCTTATAATAGATGGTGGGAACTCCTACTATAAGGATTCTATAAGAAGGTATAACACTCTAAAAGAAAAATCTATAAAGTTTTTAGATATAGGGACATCTGGGGGTGTTTGGGGTTATGAAAGGGGTTTTTCTTTGATGGTGGGAGGAGATAAAGAGGATTTTGATTTTATAAGCCCAATACTTAAAGATTTGGCAAATGAGGGTGTTGGTTTTGGTTATATGGGTGGGCCTGGTATGGGACACTTTGTTAAGATGGTACATAATGCCGTTGAATATGGGATGATGGAAAGTATAGCAGAAGGGCTTGATCTTATAAAAACATCAAAACCAGAAGTAGATCTAAAAGAGGCTGTAAGGGTGTGGACAAAAGGAAGCGTTGTGGCTTCTTGGCTTATGGATTTAACTTACAAAGCTTTATGTGATTTTGGGCTTTTAGAAGAGATAAAGCCTTACGTAGAAGATACCGGTGAAGGAAGATGGAGTGTGATAGAAGCAGTTGATGAGGGTGTGGCTATGCCATCTATATCTAACGCTCTTTTTATGAGATTTAGATCAAGAGAACAAGAGAGCTTTAGAGATAGGGTCTTAGCAGCCTTAAGATACGAGTTTGGGCAACATAAGTTTAAGAAAGATGAATAACTTTGTTTTTGTTTTATTTGGTGGAAACGGCGATTTAGCT contains:
- the ribF gene encoding riboflavin biosynthesis protein RibF, with the translated sequence MLKKPIALAVGNFDGVHLGHQHLLKTLVLKAKEKNLVPSVLMFDPHPLEVLEKESAPCMIYTIEERKEYIYKLGVENIFVINFTKEFSNISARDFIKDYVYEKLNTKLLIVGYDWRYGARREGEFELAKEMGEMLGFEVIPSEPYKVDGHIVSSTLIRRLLKEAKFEDVKKYLGREYTIKRHIVRGKGLGSKIGFPTANISDTSNMCLKEGVYAVNVNGYLGVANYGKRPTVEHTDQNILEVHIIDFNGDLTDDILNIMFLGFLREEKKFNSIEDLKVQIKTDIETAKSLFSNKSV
- the pyrH gene encoding UMP kinase; this encodes MKYKRILLKISGEALAGSQGFGIDKDVILSFSNEIKEAYELGVQIAIVIGGGNIFRGLKAQASGMDRATADYMGMLATVINALAMQDTLERIHNIPTRVLSAIEMRQVAEPYIRRRAVRHLEKGRIVIFAAGTGNPFFSTDTAAALRAAEINADVFMKATKVDGIYTKDPAIYKDAELIKEISYIEIISKDLKIMDHTAITLCKDNNIPMVVFNIYQKGALKRILSGENIGTVVKSYNA
- the tsf gene encoding translation elongation factor Ts, with amino-acid sequence MAVSSENVKLLREMTGAGMLDCKKALEEANGDIEKAKEILRIKGLAKADKKASRETKEGLIVAKSTPSKGAMVELACETDFVARNESFKELANKILDYVFENVGDTKGESRDSSILQGKIDGITIEELLKEAIAKIGENIQLKRYCVVEGPNFSYIHGGGRIGVLLSYEGDNLDVVKDVALQTAAMRPEFLSPETVPQDVIEREKAIYMEQAKKEGKPENMLEKIAEGKLKKFYEEKTLLHQKFIKDEKKTIQDYIRANNVTIKGFCRFEIGT
- the rpsB gene encoding 30S ribosomal protein S2, with translation MSVSMKDLLEAGVHFGHSKGRWNPKMAPYLYGVRNNIHIIDLGKTVLYLEEAYNFVSDAVSKGAEVLFVGTKKQAKDVIMEEALRCESFYVNERWVGGLLTNFKTVRKSIAKLRQLERMEKEGVFEVLPKKEVVTMKREMQRLQKLYKGIIDMDRIPDIIWVVDTNREHIAVTEARRLGVKVVAIADSNCDPDEIDYLIPGNDDAIKSIKLLTSRIADAVLDGKQRREASAVSETSKRKVVVVAEEEKELFERAMAMSEKYEDIDKDSVDY
- a CDS encoding prepilin-type N-terminal cleavage/methylation domain-containing protein; the encoded protein is MKDVFVLREELSKKKGLSKGFTLIELLVVIAIIAILAAIAIPQYIQYMHTAAAGAALADARQCLDEVTAQNTAASALGVTATIDSVISAACPTIVTTGGSAVCTCVVTKGIATGTGICSSNSTSAGCTAS
- a CDS encoding ADP-heptose--LPS heptosyltransferase — encoded protein: MKISKSLVKQNIKKYDYSGLEKDRYYISYLDIDKPNIVYANIKIPPSKIYKKGVDLSGKKLLIITAFALGDSIHFLPVLKAIKRAYKDIYIGYEHKKDNKLLIDNPYIDELVPTPIDIDVLDRFDYIFDLTAHVASVGFDNQFVPDYLASLFDEKVFGFYEKDKKPDITLSNDPEIKTTIYKIKRFISLGRPLLGLHFEASSIHRRIPPDVLDIVLNYAKDKYTVVCAYTDSAKDLAKEYFEKYPFIVDVSSYVKDIEYLSHYVSILDILISAETSVAHIGVALGVPTLVVLGPGSFEAVYDYKVPHIKGVNARYVGTKCSSPCRIHALSEPCPEAKLFKDLKKQDDDYSPCFKFIDRIELLETFKSLEHLVKSSDIEKEDKIDNFEELYSYYYKTKLVNDYIGRAYLYFYKYRHSLFYFIQEFARKNKNVKIEGYDKVLYEEALKDLDITIDDNSSNIIITDGFYKNIDFKSLKNKKAIIVFANKNRLYNFVKKGLDIFDLGVVKQSVYEYTKDELVSILSKHFKDFQVYETPTSYFEYESVFGKSNSIDNQVPHNVFLRDYINSLQGAFLIAVINDNINLRHHLDVFSAMQYYYLISDKYKEISFYTKSSKTSEFDIVELQRGSKGKVFLSFEKEHLYDFYNVFKELGFSIYTVFVPEAEYASKKDILLQTLSNIGIDIVFSDFKNLKQKIYLNYIGSKIVFIDKDTTYEDLLNQFKDKKDKNEDILDKLSDMFGKFSPSKTIYISNDERIVDFLKERSLDVRYFYGYFVDYNTKDINNKSSDIVFLSECSIHKTYADNNITEFFIKKLSNFRTSLKALNEDIALEDIREYIYDYIYMGAYACKYNDSTIKHIGTLEFDDEMVFRVALSTVAKTRDFPIMIHPKDIKYIFNGKNIILGLNDIVSNALNKRFFEAFNKKTMFITDYKPILEDMFGKYGEYVSGFSIEDMVEKARYFKENKDEAKEIVSYIRKNIKEFDLRNIIRGIL
- a CDS encoding glycosyltransferase family 4 protein → MPKKKKSITILEARYYHNDNPTIDGHAKMIVKFCELLKNDFNISLITTFKPLYNEVKNIEDVDSVLTKYEDVKDFKDIILESDIMLLTKPDYIFYHPNTYVWILANYASLESNMEALKQWSIKYFNHPYIKKIIFVSPVIEESFLSTNLVPKEKSIVIPNWIESVKKKPKKYEDIKDFKVLWLSRFIAEKGWEDLFNAVRNTDIKTEFIGYGDDFEKALELKNKEQLNNIELLGFVENAIDYLNNNASVYVFTSKDPTESFGLSLLEAMSIGIPCISSNIPTSRYVLGDKGLFYNTIDELKVLILELKNNKDLYNEQAKYSLERAKLFHKDNIKKMWKDVIR
- the gnd gene encoding phosphogluconate dehydrogenase (NAD(+)-dependent, decarboxylating), whose product is MKIAFSGLGRMGIGLSRRIKEKGHEVFGFDRNQHCTKEASSYGVKCFGTYKEMFEAFGDDRRVLWIMVPQSAVDDVINEALPYLKEGDLIIDGGNSYYKDSIRRYNTLKEKSIKFLDIGTSGGVWGYERGFSLMVGGDKEDFDFISPILKDLANEGVGFGYMGGPGMGHFVKMVHNAVEYGMMESIAEGLDLIKTSKPEVDLKEAVRVWTKGSVVASWLMDLTYKALCDFGLLEEIKPYVEDTGEGRWSVIEAVDEGVAMPSISNALFMRFRSREQESFRDRVLAALRYEFGQHKFKKDE